The Synechococcales cyanobacterium T60_A2020_003 genome window below encodes:
- the lexA gene encoding repressor LexA, with the protein MEPLTNVQQQLYDWLVEYIRVNQHSPSIRQMMRAMGLKSPAPIQSRLEHLRNKGYIEWTEGKARTIRILNSINQGVPIKGEIAAGGLIDPVTDEADIERLEMTGVQLKPNDYALRVTGDSMIDAMIGDGDIVIVRPVQEPDRLKNGTIVAARVDGQGNTLKYFYRDGEHVTLKAANSAYDPIQVSADMVHVQGALVGVWRQYAI; encoded by the coding sequence ATGGAACCTCTTACCAATGTGCAGCAGCAGCTCTACGACTGGCTCGTTGAGTATATCCGCGTGAATCAGCATTCCCCCTCTATCCGTCAAATGATGCGGGCGATGGGGCTAAAATCGCCTGCGCCGATCCAGAGTCGTTTAGAGCATTTACGCAATAAGGGATACATCGAATGGACCGAGGGCAAAGCTCGCACCATTCGAATTCTCAACTCGATTAACCAAGGCGTGCCCATCAAGGGTGAGATTGCCGCAGGGGGTCTCATCGATCCCGTTACCGATGAGGCGGATATCGAGCGACTTGAAATGACCGGCGTTCAGTTGAAGCCCAACGACTATGCCCTCCGCGTCACCGGGGACAGCATGATCGATGCCATGATTGGCGATGGTGACATTGTAATTGTGCGCCCGGTACAGGAACCGGATCGCCTCAAAAACGGTACGATTGTTGCTGCTCGCGTGGATGGACAGGGCAATACCCTCAAGTATTTCTATCGTGATGGGGAACACGTCACCCTAAAAGCCGCGAACTCTGCCTATGACCCTATTCAGGTATCGGCGGATATGGTTCATGTGCAGGGCGCTCTCGTTGGTGTTTGGCGACAGTACGCTATCTAG